The Acidimicrobiales bacterium region CGAAGATGTGGAAGAACGGGATGATGGCCAAGCCGACGTCCTCAGGCTGCATGGCCTGACCGGCGAAGCGCTGCACCTGGTCGAGGTTGGCCAGCAGGTTCCCGTGGGTGAGCATGGCCGCCTTGGGGTCGCCTCCGGTGCCCGCCGTGAACAGGAGCGCCGCCAGGTTGGCGTCGGCCCGGGCGACGGTGTCGGCCGGCGGCCCGTCGACAAGCGCCTCGTAGTCCTCGGCTCCGTCCAACCTGCACCCTTCCGCCGCGATCACGGCCTCGACCCCGACGGCCTGGCGGTCGAGATCGACGCACGTGCCCTCGCCGGCGCGCCCGACGACCACCACCCGGGGACCGATGGCGCGCAGCTCGCGCTCGATGGCGACGCGCGGAAAGGCGGGATCGATCGGCGCCGCGACCGCGCCCACGCCGAGGGCGGCGAGGTAGGAGACGACGAAAGCGGGCGTGTTGGCGCACAGGATCGCCACCCGGTCGCCCGGCTTGACGCCGAGGCGGGCCAGGCCGCCCCGCAACCCGGCCGCCTGACGGCGGAGCTCGCCGTAGGTGATCACCTCGTCGCCGCTCACCAGGGCCGGGGCGTCTTCGGGATGCGCATCGATGATGGTGGCTAGGTTCACCCTCCGCTCCTACCTGTCGAGCCTGACCTGATCGCCGGCCGCCAGCCCCAGCAAGGCGGCCGCTGAGGCACGATCCAGGGCCACGGCGATCATGCCCCAGGAGTCGACCACCAGTCCCACCTGGGCCGGACCGATGTCGGCGAAGGAGGAGGCGCGGTGAGCGGCCACGACCCCGCTCGGGAGGATCAGCCGCACGGGATCGCCGAGGTGGGCGAGATCGTCGGGCCGCGCCGCCAGTTGTGCGTTCCCGAACCGGTCGATCCCGACGACCTCGGTCGCCACGACCGTCCCCTGGCGGACTGTCGTCGGCCGAGGCCCGGGCACGAGGCTGGCGGGGTCGATCGCCGGGCCCAGGTCGGCCAGGTCGCCCCCGGCGCACAGCTGCGCGGCGGCCGGCGCGAAGAGGTCGCGGCCGTCGAAGGTGGCGCCCGCGCCGGGGTGGCAGCGCCGACCGGACAACGAGACGGCCCGGCCCGGCCCGCCGAGGGCCGTGAACGCCGGAACCAGGAGCCCGTTGTCAGGACCGACCAGCGCCCAGCGGGGGTCAGGACCCACCTCCAGGGCCACGGCCCGGCGAGCGGTCCCCACGCCCGGGTCCACGACGGCCAGCACGACTCCGGGAGCCAGGAAGGGGGCCACTCGCTCGAGAGTGAGCGCTCCGCCCCTGACGTCGTGCGCCGCCACCTCATGGGTGATGTCGATCACGACGGCCTGGTCAGCCAGCTGCCGCAGGACGGACTTGACCACCCCGACGAACTCGTCGTCGGTGCCGTAGTCCGAGAGAAACGAGATCGTGTCCCGACCGCGGCGTCGAGGCGGCAACCCGGCGCTCCTGGAAGATGGAAGGGTCAGCCGGCCTCGGTGTAGCGAGCGGCGAGGTACTTGTCGACGTCGTCCTCACGGAGCCGGTACGACTTCCCGACGCGCACGGCCGGCAGCTCGCCCGCGTTGATCAGCCGGTACACGGTCATGCTCGAGACCCGCAGGAGGTTGGCAACCTCAGCCACCGTGAGGAAGCGAGCCGTCGCATAGTGTCCCTGGTTCAGCAGAATCACCCCTCTCCACCCAGCAGCGACTGTACGCCACGGCGCCCCGCCGCTCCACCCGGTCAGGCTCTACCAGGTCATCGAAGGCCGAGCTGGCGGGCCCGGTCGGTGGCGGCGGCGACGGCCTCGAGGACCGCCCCCCGGACCGCCCGCGACTCGAGGACGGCCAGTCCCGCTGCCGTCGTTCCCCCCGGGGAGACGACCGCGCTGCGCAGGGACTCCGGGCGCTCACCGGTCTCCAGCAGCAGCCGGGCCGAGCCCAGCACCGTCTGAACCACGAGATCCCGGCTCAGGTCCCACGTCAGCCCGTTCAGGACCCCGGCCTCGATCAGCGCCTCCACCAGCAGATACACGTAGCCCGGTCCCGATCCCGACAGCCCCGTGACGGCGTCCAGCAGGTGCTCGGGCACCCGCACGACCCGGCCGACCGACCCGAGGACGTGCTCGGCCCAGCCCATGTCGGTCTCGCCGGCCCGGCGACCGGCGGCGATGGCCGTGGCCCCCGCCCCGACCAGGGCAGGCGTGTTGGGAACGGCGCGCACCACAGCGGCGGCGCCGCCCAGCCACCCCTCGAGCCGCTGGATGGGCACGCCGGTGACGATGGACAGGAGACGCTCGGCGCCCGCCTCGGCCACCTCTCGACAGGCCACCTCGGCGTCGTCGGGCTTCACGGCCAGCACCGCGCCGTCGGCAGCGACGGGCGCCGGACCCGCCGCGACGCCGGGATAACGCTCGGACAGCGCGGCGCGGCGGCCGGGAAGCTTCTCGCTCACCGCCAGCTCCTCCGCCCTTGCCCATTCCGTGGCGAGCAGCCCGCCCAGCAGCGCCTCGCCCATCCGGCCCCCGCCGACGATCAACAGACGCGGTCTCGGGCCTGCCATGGGCCGGGAGGCTACAGCGAACGCGGCCCGAGAAACCTCACGACCGCCTCCGCACTTCCCCGAACGGAAGTCGCCGCTGCGCCCCTCGGGCCGCGCCCCGAAACGCTAGCACCCGTCAGCCGCGCCGGGGCCGGCCGAAGCGGCTGGCGTAGCCGATGGACATCGCCGTCGGAAAGCACTCCTCGGTGTAGGCGTAGGCCGCTCCCACGATGAGGTCCAGCTCGGCCTCGGTCACCTCGGCGACCGGGGTCTGGCCGACCAGGTAGACGGCGTCCTCGGCCCCGAGCGCGAAGTGCGCACCGACCAGGCTGCTGTTGCGGCGCAGGAGGTACTCGTAGCAGGCCTCGACGTTCTCCTCGGGAGCAGGCATCACCTGGGTCTCGTGATGCAGGCTCCGTTCCCGCAGCGTGAGCCAGACGGTGATGACGGCCTTCTCTTCTCCCCGCATGCGCGCGTACCACCGACGAGCGTCGGGGTCGTGGTCGACCGCCACGAGCATCGTCCCCGCTTCCAACTGCCGCTCGGCCCAGCGGCTGATGCGGGCCGCGACGTCGTCCAGCTCGGCGGCTGACGCCGCGCCCCCGCCCATCTACAGGCAGTCGACGAGCTGACGGTCGGTGAGCTCCGCGTACAGGCTGCGCAGCCGGGACGCCGCCCCTGACCAGGTGTAGACCCGCGCCCGGGCGGCGGCGTTGACGGCCATCTCGGTGGCCACCCGGGTGTCGGCCAACAGGTCAGCGACGTAGCCAGCGAATCGCGCCGGGTCGCCCCCCTCGACGAGAAACCCGGTGCGGCCGTGGTCGACCAGCGTTCGAAGCCCGCCCACCGCCGAGGCCACTACCGGCGTGCCACAGGCGGCGGCCTCCAGGGCCACCAGACCAAAGGACTCCGAGCGGCTGGGCACCAGGCAGACGTCCGCCGACCGGTAGTAGGTGGACAGCATCTCGTGTCGCTGGGGCGGCACGAAACGGACGCTGGCACCGAGGCCGAGCTCGTCGACGAGGGCGTGGAGCCCCGCCAGCTCGTCCTCCCCCCGGGGTCCGCTGGGGCCGCCGACCACGACGAGCACGGCGCCGTGCCGGTCCTCGAGCCGGGCCAGAGCCTCCACCGCCACCCTCGCTCCCTTGAGCGGTTGGATGCGCCCCACGAACAACAGGACGGGCCGGTCCGCGGGCAGGCCCAGCGCCCGGCGGGCCTGGGGGCGATGGCCGGGCGAGAAGAAGGCATGGTCCACG contains the following coding sequences:
- a CDS encoding SAM-dependent chlorinase/fluorinase, whose product is MPPRRRGRDTISFLSDYGTDDEFVGVVKSVLRQLADQAVVIDITHEVAAHDVRGGALTLERVAPFLAPGVVLAVVDPGVGTARRAVALEVGPDPRWALVGPDNGLLVPAFTALGGPGRAVSLSGRRCHPGAGATFDGRDLFAPAAAQLCAGGDLADLGPAIDPASLVPGPRPTTVRQGTVVATEVVGIDRFGNAQLAARPDDLAHLGDPVRLILPSGVVAAHRASSFADIGPAQVGLVVDSWGMIAVALDRASAAALLGLAAGDQVRLDR
- a CDS encoding YbjN domain-containing protein, which translates into the protein MGGGAASAAELDDVAARISRWAERQLEAGTMLVAVDHDPDARRWYARMRGEEKAVITVWLTLRERSLHHETQVMPAPEENVEACYEYLLRRNSSLVGAHFALGAEDAVYLVGQTPVAEVTEAELDLIVGAAYAYTEECFPTAMSIGYASRFGRPRRG
- a CDS encoding glycosyltransferase, yielding MRSLAVLSMHTSPLAQPGTGDGGGMNVYVRELSAALARTGVECDVYTRAWSDTLPATVRVEPGLRVHHVPAGPLAHMPKEALPGVVDEFTEGVLARMTAGSAGWTGGPDAIHANYWLSGMAGHVLKHELGLPLVSTFHTLDRVRAEASPEDVGAAEPARRAEAEARVIGCSDAVLASCSVEADQISELYGGEPSRIEIVPPGVDHAFFSPGHRPQARRALGLPADRPVLLFVGRIQPLKGARVAVEALARLEDRHGAVLVVVGGPSGPRGEDELAGLHALVDELGLGASVRFVPPQRHEMLSTYYRSADVCLVPSRSESFGLVALEAAACGTPVVASAVGGLRTLVDHGRTGFLVEGGDPARFAGYVADLLADTRVATEMAVNAAARARVYTWSGAASRLRSLYAELTDRQLVDCL
- a CDS encoding helix-turn-helix domain-containing protein, which produces MILLNQGHYATARFLTVAEVANLLRVSSMTVYRLINAGELPAVRVGKSYRLREDDVDKYLAARYTEAG
- the proC gene encoding pyrroline-5-carboxylate reductase, coding for MAGPRPRLLIVGGGRMGEALLGGLLATEWARAEELAVSEKLPGRRAALSERYPGVAAGPAPVAADGAVLAVKPDDAEVACREVAEAGAERLLSIVTGVPIQRLEGWLGGAAAVVRAVPNTPALVGAGATAIAAGRRAGETDMGWAEHVLGSVGRVVRVPEHLLDAVTGLSGSGPGYVYLLVEALIEAGVLNGLTWDLSRDLVVQTVLGSARLLLETGERPESLRSAVVSPGGTTAAGLAVLESRAVRGAVLEAVAAATDRARQLGLR